A DNA window from Pedomonas mirosovicensis contains the following coding sequences:
- a CDS encoding leucyl aminopeptidase family protein, giving the protein MFQDLVETDSQQDAIPLWVTDDAGFAAWAEAQGEHARRWIEASDFKPKAGELLLLPGADGQPAGAVLGVGKADRLGPWDLAPASAKLPAGRYRLMAEGASLGHSLVGWMLAHYRFDRYKSEQNGSQPRILVVPEGLPVKESLRLAEAIALVRDLVNTPASDMGPEALAQAVRASVEPFGAKVREIVGDDLLEAGFPAVHAVGRASSQPPRLLDVTWGSESNPKLTLVGKGVTFDTGGLDIKPSSAMLLMKKDMGGAAHALALARLVMEAGLPVRLRLIIPAVENAVSGNSFRPGDILKTRKGISVEVGNTDAEGRLILCDALALATEEQPDLLLDFATLTGAARVALGPELPALFTPDDALAADLARHGEAVSDPLWRLPLWEPYREMLNSPVADINNAGEGGFAGAITAALFLQRFVPQGTPWAHFDLYAWTNANRPARPKGGEAMILRACWALLASRYA; this is encoded by the coding sequence GTGTTTCAGGATCTGGTCGAAACCGACAGCCAACAGGACGCCATCCCCCTCTGGGTGACAGACGACGCAGGCTTTGCCGCCTGGGCGGAGGCGCAGGGCGAGCACGCGCGCCGCTGGATCGAGGCGAGCGACTTCAAACCCAAGGCCGGTGAATTGCTGCTGCTGCCCGGCGCTGACGGCCAACCGGCAGGCGCGGTGCTGGGCGTCGGCAAGGCGGACAGGCTCGGGCCCTGGGATCTGGCCCCTGCGAGCGCCAAGCTCCCCGCCGGGCGCTACCGGCTGATGGCGGAGGGCGCAAGCCTTGGCCACAGCCTCGTCGGCTGGATGCTCGCCCACTACCGGTTCGACCGCTACAAGTCCGAGCAGAACGGCAGCCAGCCGCGCATTCTCGTGGTGCCGGAAGGCCTGCCGGTGAAGGAAAGCCTGCGGCTGGCCGAGGCGATCGCGCTGGTGCGCGACCTTGTGAACACCCCCGCCAGCGACATGGGGCCGGAAGCGCTGGCCCAGGCCGTGCGGGCAAGCGTGGAGCCGTTTGGCGCGAAGGTCCGCGAGATCGTGGGCGATGACCTGCTTGAGGCGGGCTTTCCGGCTGTTCACGCCGTCGGCCGCGCGTCTTCCCAGCCCCCGCGCCTTCTCGACGTGACCTGGGGCAGCGAGAGCAATCCCAAGCTCACCCTTGTGGGCAAGGGCGTCACCTTCGATACCGGCGGGCTCGATATCAAGCCGTCCTCCGCCATGCTGCTGATGAAGAAGGACATGGGCGGCGCGGCTCATGCCCTGGCGCTCGCCCGGCTGGTGATGGAGGCCGGGTTGCCGGTGCGGCTGCGGCTCATCATCCCGGCAGTGGAGAACGCCGTCTCCGGCAATTCCTTCCGCCCCGGCGACATTCTCAAGACCCGAAAAGGCATCTCGGTTGAGGTCGGCAACACGGATGCCGAGGGCCGCCTCATCCTCTGCGACGCGCTGGCGCTCGCCACCGAGGAGCAGCCGGACCTTTTGCTCGATTTCGCGACGCTGACCGGCGCGGCCCGCGTGGCGCTGGGGCCGGAGCTGCCCGCCCTGTTCACGCCCGACGATGCGCTTGCCGCCGACCTTGCCCGCCACGGCGAGGCGGTTTCCGACCCACTGTGGCGCCTGCCGCTGTGGGAGCCCTACCGCGAAATGCTCAATTCCCCGGTGGCGGATATCAACAACGCGGGCGAAGGCGGCTTCGCCGGGGCCATTACCGCGGCCTTGTTCCTCCAGCGTTTTGTCCCTCAAGGCACACCTTGGGCGCACTTCGACCTCTACGCCTGGACCAACGCAAACCGCCCGGCGCGACCAAAAGGCGGTGAAGCGATGATCCTGCGCGCGTGCTGGGCGTTGTTAGCGTCACGATACGCCTGA
- a CDS encoding MarR family winged helix-turn-helix transcriptional regulator, with amino-acid sequence MAPSFESDDAMMAPLREWMHTLISFVQSDQPDLTNRQMAILLIVYLMDGPHTVRGLAARLKVSKPVVTRALNTLGAIGYVRRQKDESDLRNIFVERTEAGHAFLREYAERITASRAYANQPRENHAGQGIRPTLE; translated from the coding sequence ATGGCCCCTAGCTTTGAAAGCGACGACGCGATGATGGCGCCGCTTCGGGAATGGATGCATACCTTGATTAGCTTCGTGCAGTCCGACCAGCCCGACCTGACCAACCGGCAAATGGCGATCCTGCTGATTGTCTACCTGATGGATGGTCCGCACACGGTGCGGGGCCTGGCTGCCCGACTCAAGGTGTCAAAGCCCGTCGTCACCCGCGCGCTCAATACCCTGGGGGCGATCGGCTATGTCCGGCGCCAGAAGGATGAATCCGACCTGCGGAATATATTTGTTGAAAGAACCGAGGCAGGTCATGCATTCCTTCGGGAATATGCCGAACGGATCACAGCCTCGCGGGCCTATGCCAACCAGCCAAGGGAAAACCACGCCGGACAGGGCATCCGCCCCACCCTTGAATAG
- a CDS encoding C40 family peptidase: MTRRSESLDLRVVAWRPDLADVRLYGQLAAHSYVEPAPATCRVPVAAVRRAPDREAEQISQLLLGETFHVLEIGETWAWGFCGHDRYVGYVEAACLDHAGQPHAPTHWVSAPQGLVFAAPSIKTALRLSVPLGARLALAEHDEKFFALMDGSGFIHRRHARPLDSWATDPVTVAEGLLGTPYLWGGRTRAGIDCSGLVQQALMACGIEAPRDSDQQQALGQPVPERDWSALRRGDIVFFPGHVGLMADESRLLHANAFWMSTVIEPLADVVERLKPDLEAPITCVRRLA; this comes from the coding sequence GTGACCCGCCGCAGCGAGTCCCTCGACCTGAGGGTGGTCGCCTGGCGGCCCGACCTTGCCGACGTGCGGCTCTATGGCCAGCTGGCGGCGCACAGCTATGTGGAGCCCGCGCCCGCCACCTGCCGCGTGCCGGTGGCCGCCGTGCGGCGCGCGCCGGACAGGGAGGCCGAGCAGATCTCCCAGTTGCTGCTGGGCGAGACGTTTCATGTGCTCGAGATCGGCGAGACCTGGGCCTGGGGCTTCTGCGGCCACGACCGTTACGTGGGCTATGTGGAGGCCGCATGCCTTGACCACGCGGGTCAGCCGCATGCGCCGACTCACTGGGTCTCGGCGCCGCAGGGGCTGGTGTTCGCCGCCCCCAGCATCAAGACGGCCCTGCGGCTAAGCGTGCCCCTTGGCGCGCGGCTGGCATTGGCCGAACACGACGAGAAGTTCTTCGCCCTCATGGATGGGAGCGGCTTCATCCACCGCCGCCACGCGCGGCCGCTGGATAGCTGGGCCACGGACCCCGTCACCGTTGCCGAGGGCCTCCTGGGCACGCCCTACCTGTGGGGCGGGCGCACGCGGGCGGGTATCGACTGCTCCGGCCTCGTGCAGCAGGCGCTGATGGCCTGCGGCATCGAAGCCCCCCGCGACAGCGACCAGCAGCAGGCGCTGGGCCAGCCCGTGCCCGAGCGCGACTGGAGCGCCCTGCGGCGCGGCGACATCGTGTTCTTTCCCGGCCATGTGGGGCTGATGGCGGACGAGAGCCGCCTCCTCCACGCCAACGCCTTCTGGATGAGCACCGTCATCGAGCCGCTGGCGGATGTGGTCGAGCGCCTGAAACCGGACCTTGAGGCACCCATCACCTGCGTGCGCCGCCTGGCCTGA
- a CDS encoding c-type cytochrome, whose amino-acid sequence MDGFEWNKYAAGGLLAAIGILVAIIVTGEVYKPHAPEERAYPIEGVEAEGGDAAAATEDKGPSIAELLQTASAEKGASVFKKCQTCHTVEKGGPNKTGPNLYGIVGGVHAHAAGFGYSDAMLAKKGEPWTWEALDHWIANPRAAIPGNKMSFAGISKGSDRANLLAFLNQNSDKPLPLPEPPAKEQVASDEAGSETSAEAQQAAGAEKAPGVDTAGAEPKTSGTPVTQSASPAQPDSNGSH is encoded by the coding sequence GTGGACGGTTTTGAGTGGAATAAGTACGCGGCCGGGGGTCTTCTGGCTGCTATCGGCATCCTGGTTGCCATCATTGTAACTGGCGAAGTCTACAAGCCGCATGCGCCCGAGGAACGGGCGTACCCGATCGAGGGCGTTGAGGCCGAGGGCGGTGACGCCGCGGCCGCGACCGAGGACAAGGGTCCGTCGATCGCCGAGCTGCTGCAGACGGCGTCGGCCGAGAAGGGCGCAAGCGTCTTCAAGAAATGTCAGACCTGCCACACCGTCGAGAAGGGTGGTCCGAACAAGACCGGCCCGAATCTCTATGGTATCGTCGGCGGCGTTCATGCCCATGCGGCGGGCTTCGGTTACTCCGACGCCATGCTGGCTAAGAAGGGCGAGCCCTGGACCTGGGAAGCCCTGGATCACTGGATCGCCAATCCGCGGGCGGCCATTCCGGGCAACAAGATGTCGTTCGCCGGCATCTCCAAGGGTTCGGATCGCGCCAACCTGCTGGCCTTCCTGAACCAGAACAGCGACAAGCCGCTGCCGCTGCCCGAGCCGCCGGCGAAGGAACAGGTGGCGTCCGACGAGGCCGGCAGCGAAACCTCCGCAGAGGCGCAGCAGGCCGCCGGCGCCGAAAAGGCTCCGGGCGTCGACACGGCCGGTGCAGAGCCGAAGACTTCGGGCACCCCGGTGACCCAGTCCGCCAGCCCGGCCCAGCCGGACAGCAACGGCAGCCACTAA